ATACTTTATCCGGCGAATAAATACCGCCGCCGCGTTATATCATGCTGGCAAAGTAAAGTGGTTGTTAGTCAGTGGAGACAATGGCCAAAAAGAGTACGATGAACCGTCGGCAATGCAGCAGGCGCTAATAACGAAAGGTGTACCGGAAGCGGCCATTTTTTGTGATTATGCCGGATTCTCCACACTGGACTCCGTGGTTCGCGCCCGGAAGGTATTTGGTGAAAACCGCATTACAATTATTTCGCAAGCGTTTCATAATCAGCGGGCGATCTGGTTAGCGCAACAATATGGCATTGACGCGATCGGCGTTAACGCGCCGGATCTGAACAAAAGGCACGGGACATACACCCGGCTTCGGGAAAAGCTGGCGCGGGTCAGCGCAGTGCTGGACGCCAAAATTTTGCGCCGTCAGCCTAAATATCTGGGCGTTACTGTCACTATCGGAGCCAATAACGCACACGGGTGCCCTTCTCGCCAGTAAAATAACAGATTGCGTCACAGCGCACTGGCAAGCGCATAAAGGCGTGCTACATTGACGAAAATCCCTTTCAGGAGTCCGCTGACGTTTATGATACGTTTCGCTGTAATTGGTACTAACTGGATCACTCGCCAGTTTGTCGACGCTGCCCACGAAACGGGCAAGTTCAGACTTACCGCCGTTTATTCCCGCAGTCTTGAACAGGCACAATCTTTTGCTAATGATTATCCCGTCGAACATTTGTTTACTTCGCTGGAAGCCATGGCACAGAGCGACGCGATAGAGGCGGTTTATATTGCCAGCCCGAATTCCCTGCATTTCTCCCAGACGCAGCGCTTTTTGCAGCATAAAAAACATGTCATATGCGAAAAACCACTGGCTTCTAACCTGGCGGAGGTTGATGCCGCTATCGCCTGCGCGCGCGCCAATCAGCGAGTGCTGTTTGAAGCCTTTAAAACCGCCTGCCTGCCCAATTTCCTGCTGTTGCGGGAATCGTTGCCGAAAATCGGCAGAATG
The Salmonella bongori NCTC 12419 DNA segment above includes these coding regions:
- a CDS encoding SanA/YdcF family protein gives rise to the protein MISQCVRLIRRRCFTRRTLTGMCFLLVAAGGVLFYANRLIVNASQHLTWNAIQAVPAREVGLVLGAKPGNRYFIRRINTAAALYHAGKVKWLLVSGDNGQKEYDEPSAMQQALITKGVPEAAIFCDYAGFSTLDSVVRARKVFGENRITIISQAFHNQRAIWLAQQYGIDAIGVNAPDLNKRHGTYTRLREKLARVSAVLDAKILRRQPKYLGVTVTIGANNAHGCPSRQ